A region of Streptomyces paludis DNA encodes the following proteins:
- a CDS encoding ABC transporter permease has protein sequence MPRYLALKVGRALFVVWAAFTLTFVLLFVLPANPVDLLFDPAELNTITPEVREKVAEGYGFDKPVLLQYLTRLGHALTGDFGNSVQSGRSVTATILDVLPSTLVLACGALVLALLLSFVIALVATATRRTWLRDLVEALPSGAVSVPVFLSGILVLQIFSFRLGWFPAFGDSGAKSLVLPVITLAVPVAGPIAQLLVRSFATEFGSGYVTTSWAKGATRGGIIVRDVFRNAGLPALTIAGITFGNLIAGSVITETVFARQGIGRMTQAAINTLDVPLVQGIVVLVAASFALINLIVDLIYPLLDPRLRATLAVGTPQAA, from the coding sequence GTGCCGCGCTATCTCGCGCTGAAGGTCGGACGGGCCCTGTTCGTGGTCTGGGCCGCGTTCACCCTGACCTTCGTCCTCCTCTTCGTCCTGCCCGCCAACCCGGTGGATCTGCTCTTCGACCCCGCCGAACTCAACACCATCACACCGGAGGTCCGCGAGAAGGTGGCGGAGGGCTACGGCTTCGACAAGCCGGTGCTCCTCCAGTACCTCACCCGGCTGGGACACGCGCTGACCGGCGACTTCGGCAACTCGGTCCAGTCGGGCCGCTCGGTCACCGCCACCATCCTCGACGTACTGCCGAGCACCCTCGTCCTCGCGTGCGGCGCCCTCGTCCTGGCCCTGCTCCTCTCCTTCGTGATCGCGCTCGTCGCGACCGCGACCCGCCGGACATGGCTGCGCGACCTCGTCGAGGCACTGCCCTCGGGCGCGGTCTCGGTGCCGGTGTTCCTCTCCGGGATCCTGGTGCTCCAGATCTTCTCGTTCCGGCTGGGCTGGTTCCCCGCCTTCGGCGACAGCGGCGCGAAGAGCCTCGTCCTGCCCGTGATCACCCTGGCCGTCCCGGTGGCGGGCCCCATCGCACAGCTCCTCGTCCGCAGCTTCGCCACCGAGTTCGGCTCCGGTTACGTCACCACCAGCTGGGCCAAGGGGGCCACCCGCGGCGGCATCATCGTCCGTGACGTCTTCCGCAACGCCGGTCTCCCGGCGCTCACCATCGCCGGCATCACGTTCGGCAATCTGATCGCCGGGTCGGTCATCACCGAGACCGTCTTCGCCCGCCAGGGCATCGGCCGGATGACCCAGGCCGCGATCAACACCCTGGACGTCCCGCTGGTGCAGGGCATCGTGGTGCTCGTGGCGGCCAGCTTCGCGCTGATCAACCTGATCGTCGACCTGATCTACCCCCTGCTGGATCCGCGGCTGCGGGCCACGCTCGCCGTCGGCACCCCCCAGGCGGCCTGA
- a CDS encoding ABC transporter permease, with translation MTAPLDLLAAPAAPARTALPGRPGRARPLAGRLGSLARQPVLVLSWIIVLLVIGWAVAPGLFTSYSPYEGDSAASFAPPGAEHWFGTDRLGRDLYARSVYGAHTTLTATLLAVLIAFGIGTAVGLVAGFSGGTTDTVIMRLVDVFLAIPSLLLAMVVVSVLGYSTQNIALAVGISSIASFARVMRAQVLAVVTQDYVRAAYGLGGGRLGVMLRHVVPNSLNSVVALAALEVGSAVLAVASLGFLGYGAPPPQPEWGLLVAEGRDYVAVYPWASIMPGLALALVVIATHRISTSYRKDHRP, from the coding sequence ATGACCGCCCCACTCGACCTACTCGCCGCGCCCGCCGCGCCCGCCAGGACCGCCCTGCCCGGCCGCCCCGGCCGCGCCCGCCCGCTCGCCGGACGCCTCGGCTCACTCGCCCGGCAGCCGGTCCTCGTCCTGTCGTGGATCATCGTGCTGCTCGTGATCGGCTGGGCCGTCGCCCCCGGCCTGTTCACCTCGTACAGCCCCTATGAGGGCGACTCCGCCGCGAGCTTCGCACCGCCGGGCGCGGAGCACTGGTTCGGTACGGACCGGCTCGGCCGGGACCTGTACGCGCGCAGTGTGTACGGCGCGCACACGACCCTGACCGCGACACTGCTGGCCGTTCTCATCGCCTTCGGCATCGGTACGGCCGTCGGACTGGTCGCCGGCTTCAGCGGGGGGACCACCGACACCGTCATCATGCGGCTGGTCGATGTGTTCCTGGCGATCCCCAGCCTGCTGCTCGCGATGGTGGTGGTCTCCGTCCTCGGCTACTCCACGCAGAACATCGCGCTGGCCGTCGGCATCTCCTCGATCGCGTCGTTCGCGCGGGTGATGCGGGCCCAGGTGCTCGCCGTCGTGACCCAGGACTATGTCAGGGCGGCCTACGGCCTCGGCGGCGGCCGGCTCGGTGTGATGCTCCGGCATGTCGTACCCAACTCGCTCAACTCCGTGGTCGCGCTGGCGGCGCTCGAAGTCGGTTCGGCCGTGCTCGCCGTCGCCTCGCTCGGCTTCCTCGGGTACGGGGCACCGCCGCCGCAGCCCGAGTGGGGCCTGCTGGTGGCCGAGGGCCGTGACTACGTCGCGGTGTACCCCTGGGCCTCGATCATGCCGGGCCTGGCGCTCGCGCTGGTCGTGATCGCCACCCACCGCATCAGCACCTCGTACCGGAAGGACCACCGGCCATGA
- a CDS encoding dipeptide ABC transporter ATP-binding protein codes for MTDTPEERPDPLLRITGLTVGYRTGRRRWTPAVRGAELHVDPGEFVSLVGESGSGKTTLVQGALGLLPAAARIQAGSIAYSGVDVTGWNDRRMALVRGNYVGFVPQDPNTSLNPVKRIGQQVIEAVRFNEPEPRDAAHHREAALESLRAAGLQDAGRVFHQYPHELSGGMKQRALIAIALAGKPKIIVADEPTSALDVTVQKVILDHLAGLRAELGIGLLLVTHDLGVALDRSDRILVMQGGRIVEEGPVRRILEHTTHDYTRRLLDAAPTRHTGRLEPTSGPRTVPTATPPVLRAQALTKTYRLRGGRGPNRELRALDGADLVVRKGTTHAIVGESGAGKSTLASILVRFASADSGTVHIGDRELTGLGRRQLRDIRRDLQFVFQNPFTSLDPRFTVGRLIAEPLRAFDLAPGRQERTARVVELLKAVALDESHLHRLPGELSGGQRQRVAIARALALNPEILVLDEAVSALDVSVQAQILQLLVDLQAEFGLSYVFVTHDLGVVRLIADDVTVMRRGTVVEHGPAEQVLNSPRHPYTRELLEAVPGTRPTAAVAN; via the coding sequence ATGACGGACACTCCCGAGGAGCGGCCGGACCCACTGCTGCGGATCACCGGCCTCACGGTCGGCTACCGGACGGGCCGCCGCCGCTGGACCCCGGCCGTCCGGGGAGCCGAACTCCACGTGGACCCGGGCGAGTTCGTCTCGCTGGTGGGGGAGTCCGGCTCGGGCAAGACCACCCTGGTGCAGGGAGCGCTCGGCCTGCTGCCGGCCGCCGCGCGGATCCAGGCCGGCTCGATCGCCTACTCCGGTGTCGATGTCACCGGCTGGAACGACCGGCGCATGGCGCTCGTACGGGGCAACTACGTGGGCTTCGTCCCGCAGGACCCCAACACCTCGCTCAACCCGGTGAAGCGGATCGGCCAGCAGGTGATCGAGGCCGTCCGGTTCAACGAACCCGAACCCCGGGACGCGGCACACCACAGGGAGGCCGCGCTGGAGAGCCTGCGCGCGGCGGGTCTCCAGGACGCCGGCCGGGTCTTCCACCAGTACCCCCACGAGCTGAGCGGCGGTATGAAGCAGCGCGCGCTCATCGCGATCGCGCTGGCGGGCAAACCGAAGATCATCGTGGCCGACGAGCCCACCAGCGCGCTCGACGTCACCGTCCAGAAAGTGATCCTCGACCACCTGGCGGGTCTCCGTGCCGAACTCGGCATCGGCCTTCTCCTGGTCACCCACGACCTGGGCGTGGCACTGGACCGTTCGGACCGGATCCTGGTCATGCAAGGCGGGCGGATCGTGGAGGAGGGCCCGGTCCGCCGGATCCTGGAACACACCACACACGACTACACCCGCCGGCTGCTCGACGCGGCCCCCACCCGCCACACCGGCCGGCTGGAACCCACCTCCGGCCCCCGGACGGTCCCCACCGCGACACCGCCGGTGCTGCGGGCACAGGCCCTCACCAAGACCTACCGGCTGCGCGGCGGCCGGGGCCCCAACCGGGAACTGCGCGCGCTGGACGGCGCCGATCTCGTCGTACGCAAGGGCACCACGCACGCGATCGTCGGAGAGTCCGGCGCGGGCAAATCGACCCTGGCGAGCATCCTGGTCCGCTTCGCCTCCGCCGACAGCGGCACCGTACACATCGGCGACCGGGAGCTGACCGGCCTCGGCCGCCGTCAACTGCGCGACATCCGCCGGGACCTGCAATTCGTCTTCCAGAACCCGTTCACCTCGCTCGACCCGCGCTTCACGGTCGGCAGGCTCATCGCGGAGCCCCTGCGGGCCTTCGACCTGGCGCCCGGCAGACAGGAACGCACGGCGCGGGTGGTCGAGTTGCTCAAGGCGGTGGCACTGGACGAGAGCCATCTCCACCGGCTCCCCGGCGAACTCTCCGGCGGCCAGCGGCAGCGGGTCGCCATCGCCCGGGCCCTCGCCCTCAACCCCGAGATCCTCGTCCTCGACGAGGCGGTCAGCGCGCTCGACGTCTCCGTCCAGGCACAGATCCTGCAACTACTGGTCGATCTCCAGGCCGAATTCGGCCTCAGCTACGTCTTCGTGACCCACGATCTCGGCGTCGTACGCCTGATCGCCGACGACGTGACGGTGATGAGGCGCGGCACCGTGGTCGAGCACGGCCCGGCCGAACAGGTGCTCAACTCCCCGCGGCACCCGTACACCCGCGAACTGCTGGAGGCCGTCCCGGGAACCCGGCCCACCGCCGCCGTCGCCAACTGA
- a CDS encoding response regulator transcription factor, whose translation MARWSAGHPWQGIVGWFVFVVLCLGPTIEIVGEASDGRQGVALVERLAPDVALLDLRMPVLDGVAAATEIGRRLIIGEATVKTHLLRVFAKLDVNDRTRAVVAALDRGLLPRP comes from the coding sequence ATGGCTCGTTGGAGCGCCGGCCACCCCTGGCAGGGGATAGTCGGCTGGTTCGTGTTCGTCGTCCTGTGCCTCGGGCCCACGATAGAGATCGTCGGCGAGGCGAGCGACGGCCGCCAGGGCGTCGCCCTCGTCGAGCGGCTCGCCCCCGATGTGGCCCTCCTCGACCTGCGCATGCCGGTGCTCGACGGCGTGGCCGCCGCCACTGAGATCGGCCGCCGCCTGATCATCGGCGAAGCCACAGTGAAGACACACCTCCTGCGGGTCTTCGCGAAACTCGACGTCAACGACCGCACCCGAGCCGTAGTAGCAGCCCTCGACCGCGGCCTCCTCCCCCGCCCCTGA
- a CDS encoding helix-turn-helix domain-containing protein: MEDDYLARIGKLIRDARQHRGWTQSQLADALATSQSAVNRIERGNQNISLEMIARIGEALDSEIVSLGYAGPMHLRVVGGRRLSGSIDVKTSKNACVALLCGSLLNKGRTVLRRVARIEEVFRLLEVLGSIGVRTRWINDGMDLEIVPPAELDMAAIDAEAARRTRSIIMFLGPLLHRMDSFRLPYAGGCDLGTRTIEPHMIALRRFGLDIAATEGLYHAQVDRSVAPDRPIVLTERGDTVTENALLAAARHDGVTVIRNASSNYMVQDLCFFLEALGVRVDGVGTTTLTVHGVPSIDVDVDYSPSEDPVEAMSLIAAAVVTESQLTIRRVPIEFLEIELAVLEEMGLDHDRTSEYAADNGRTRLVDLTVRPSKLEAPIDKIHPMPFPGLNIDNVPFFAAIAAVAQGQTLIHDWVYDNRAIYLTDLNRLGGRLQLLDPHRVLVEGPTRWRAAEMMCPPALRPAVVVLLAMMAAEGTSVLRNVYVINRGYEDLAERLNSVGAQIEIFRDI, encoded by the coding sequence ATGGAAGACGACTACCTCGCACGCATCGGCAAGCTCATTCGCGACGCCCGCCAGCATCGGGGCTGGACGCAGAGCCAACTCGCCGACGCGCTGGCCACCAGCCAGAGCGCCGTGAACCGCATCGAGCGCGGCAACCAGAACATCAGCCTTGAGATGATCGCGCGCATCGGTGAGGCGCTCGACAGTGAGATCGTGTCGCTCGGCTATGCCGGGCCCATGCATCTGCGGGTCGTCGGCGGACGCCGGCTCTCCGGGTCCATCGACGTCAAGACGAGCAAGAACGCCTGTGTGGCGCTGCTGTGCGGCTCGTTGCTCAACAAGGGCCGTACGGTCCTGCGCCGGGTCGCGCGCATCGAGGAGGTCTTCCGGCTCCTGGAGGTGCTCGGCTCCATCGGGGTCCGTACCCGCTGGATCAACGACGGGATGGACCTGGAGATCGTGCCGCCCGCCGAGCTGGACATGGCGGCGATCGACGCGGAGGCCGCCCGCCGTACCCGCTCCATCATCATGTTCCTCGGCCCGCTGCTGCACCGGATGGACTCCTTCCGGCTGCCGTACGCGGGCGGTTGCGACCTCGGCACACGCACCATCGAGCCGCACATGATCGCGCTGCGCCGCTTCGGTCTGGACATCGCGGCGACCGAGGGCCTCTACCACGCGCAGGTCGACCGGTCGGTCGCGCCGGACCGCCCCATCGTGCTGACCGAGCGCGGGGACACCGTCACCGAGAACGCGCTGCTGGCCGCCGCCCGGCACGACGGGGTGACCGTCATCCGCAACGCCTCGTCCAACTACATGGTCCAGGACCTCTGCTTCTTCCTCGAAGCCCTGGGGGTACGGGTCGACGGCGTGGGTACGACCACCCTGACCGTGCACGGTGTGCCGTCCATCGATGTCGATGTGGACTACTCCCCCTCCGAGGACCCGGTCGAGGCGATGAGCCTGATCGCCGCCGCGGTGGTCACCGAGTCCCAGCTCACGATCCGCCGGGTGCCGATCGAGTTCCTGGAGATCGAGCTGGCGGTACTGGAGGAGATGGGCCTCGACCACGACCGTACGTCCGAGTACGCCGCCGACAACGGCCGTACACGGCTGGTCGATCTGACCGTACGCCCCTCCAAACTGGAGGCGCCGATCGACAAGATCCACCCGATGCCGTTCCCCGGCCTGAACATCGACAACGTGCCGTTCTTCGCGGCGATCGCGGCGGTGGCGCAGGGCCAGACCCTGATCCACGACTGGGTCTACGACAACCGCGCCATCTACCTCACCGACCTCAACCGCCTCGGCGGCCGGCTCCAGCTCCTCGACCCGCACCGCGTCCTGGTAGAGGGCCCCACCCGCTGGCGCGCCGCCGAAATGATGTGCCCACCGGCGCTACGGCCGGCGGTGGTCGTCCTGCTGGCAATGATGGCGGCGGAGGGGACGTCGGTCCTGCGCAACGTCTATGTCATCAACCGGGGGTACGAGGACCTGGCGGAACGCCTGAACTCGGTGGGCGCGCAGATCGAGATCTTCCGGGACATCTAG
- the acnA gene encoding aconitate hydratase AcnA: MSANSFDARTTLRVGDESYEIFKLDKVEGSARLPYSLKVLLENLLRTEDGANITADHIRSIGSWDSQAQPSQEIQFTPARVIMQDFTGVPCVVDLATMREAVKELGGDPAKINPLAPAELVIDHSVIADKFGTNEAFAQNVELEYGRNRERYQFLRWGQTAFDEFKVVPPGTGIVHQVNIEHLARTVMVRGGQAYPDTLVGTDSHTTMVNGLGVLGWGVGGIEAEAAMLGQPVSMLIPRVVGFKLTGELPAGTTATDLVLTITEMLRKHGVVGKFVEFYGEGVAATSLANRATIGNMSPEFGSTAAIFPIDDETLKYLRLTGRDEQQVALVEAYAKEQGLWLDPAAEPDFSEKLELDLATVVPSIAGPKRPQDRIVLAEAQSKFAEDVRNYVSDDEEAGKESFPASDAPAAANGVPTRPTTVTAPDGSTYEIDHGAVTVAAITSCTNTSNPYVMVAAALVAKKAVEKGLSSKPWVKTTLAPGSKVVTDYFDKAGLTPYLDKVGFNLVGYGCTTCIGNSGPLPEEVSKAVNEHDLAVVSVLSGNRNFEGRINPDVKMNYLASPPLVVAYALAGSMKVDITKDALGIDQDGKPVYLQDIWPTEAEVNDVVANAIGEDMFNKSYADVFAGDAQWQALPIPTGNTFEWDPQSTYVRKPPYFEGMTMETTPVEDIAGARVLAKLGDSVTTDHISPASSIKADTPAGQYLTEHGVERRDFNSYGSRRGNHEVMIRGTFANIRLRNQIAPGTEGGYTRDFTVEGAPVAFIYDASRHYIEQGIPLVVLAGKEYGSGSSRDWAAKGTALLGVKAVIAESYERIHRSNLIGMGVLPLQYPEGASAEALGLTGEESFTFTGVTELNNGTTPRTVKVTTDTGVEFDAVVRIDTPGEADYYRNGGIMQYVLRNLIRK; the protein is encoded by the coding sequence GTGTCGGCGAACAGCTTCGACGCCCGCACCACGCTGCGCGTGGGCGACGAGTCGTACGAGATCTTCAAGCTGGACAAGGTCGAGGGCTCCGCGCGCCTCCCTTACAGCCTGAAGGTGCTGCTGGAGAACCTGCTCCGCACCGAGGACGGCGCGAACATCACCGCCGACCACATCCGCTCCATCGGCTCCTGGGACTCCCAGGCCCAGCCGAGCCAGGAGATCCAGTTCACCCCGGCCCGCGTGATCATGCAGGACTTCACCGGCGTGCCCTGCGTCGTGGACCTGGCGACCATGCGTGAGGCCGTGAAGGAGCTGGGCGGTGACCCGGCGAAGATCAACCCGCTCGCCCCGGCCGAGCTGGTCATCGACCACTCCGTGATCGCCGACAAGTTCGGCACGAACGAGGCGTTCGCCCAGAACGTCGAGCTGGAGTACGGCCGCAACCGCGAGCGCTACCAGTTCCTGCGCTGGGGCCAGACCGCGTTCGACGAGTTCAAGGTCGTCCCGCCGGGCACCGGCATCGTCCACCAGGTCAACATCGAGCACCTGGCCCGTACGGTCATGGTCCGCGGCGGCCAGGCGTACCCCGACACCCTCGTCGGCACCGACTCCCACACCACCATGGTCAACGGCCTCGGTGTGCTGGGCTGGGGCGTCGGCGGCATCGAGGCCGAGGCCGCGATGCTCGGCCAGCCGGTCTCCATGCTCATCCCGCGCGTCGTCGGCTTCAAGCTGACCGGCGAGCTGCCGGCCGGCACCACCGCCACCGACCTGGTCCTCACGATCACGGAGATGCTCCGCAAACACGGCGTCGTCGGCAAGTTCGTCGAGTTCTACGGTGAGGGCGTCGCCGCGACCTCCCTCGCCAACCGCGCCACCATCGGCAACATGTCGCCGGAGTTCGGCTCCACCGCCGCGATCTTCCCGATCGACGACGAGACGCTCAAGTACCTCCGGCTGACCGGCCGCGACGAGCAGCAGGTCGCCCTGGTCGAGGCGTACGCCAAGGAGCAGGGCCTCTGGCTCGACCCGGCCGCCGAGCCCGACTTCTCGGAGAAGCTGGAGCTGGACCTCGCCACGGTCGTCCCCTCCATCGCCGGCCCGAAGCGCCCCCAGGACCGTATCGTCCTGGCCGAGGCCCAGTCGAAGTTCGCCGAGGACGTACGGAACTACGTCTCCGACGACGAGGAGGCGGGCAAGGAGTCCTTCCCGGCCTCCGACGCCCCCGCCGCCGCCAACGGTGTGCCGACCCGCCCGACCACCGTCACGGCCCCCGACGGCTCGACGTACGAGATCGACCACGGCGCCGTCACCGTCGCCGCGATCACCTCCTGCACCAACACCTCGAACCCGTACGTCATGGTCGCCGCCGCGCTCGTGGCCAAGAAGGCGGTCGAGAAGGGCCTGTCCAGCAAGCCGTGGGTCAAGACCACGCTCGCCCCGGGCTCGAAGGTCGTCACCGACTACTTCGACAAGGCGGGCCTCACCCCGTACCTCGACAAGGTCGGCTTCAACCTCGTCGGCTACGGCTGCACCACCTGCATCGGCAACTCGGGCCCGCTGCCCGAGGAGGTCTCCAAGGCGGTCAACGAGCACGACCTCGCCGTCGTCTCGGTCCTCTCCGGCAACCGCAACTTCGAGGGCCGGATCAACCCCGACGTCAAGATGAACTACCTGGCCTCCCCGCCGCTGGTCGTCGCGTACGCCCTCGCCGGCTCGATGAAGGTCGACATCACCAAGGACGCCCTGGGTATCGACCAGGACGGCAAGCCGGTCTACCTCCAGGACATCTGGCCCACCGAGGCCGAGGTCAACGACGTCGTGGCCAACGCCATCGGCGAGGACATGTTCAACAAGTCCTACGCCGATGTCTTCGCCGGCGACGCCCAGTGGCAGGCGCTGCCGATCCCCACCGGCAACACCTTCGAGTGGGACCCGCAGTCCACCTACGTCCGCAAGCCCCCGTACTTCGAGGGCATGACGATGGAGACCACCCCGGTCGAGGACATCGCCGGCGCCCGCGTGCTGGCGAAGCTGGGCGACTCGGTCACCACCGACCACATCTCCCCGGCCAGCTCCATCAAGGCCGACACCCCGGCCGGCCAGTACCTCACCGAACACGGCGTCGAGCGGCGCGACTTCAACAGCTACGGCTCCCGCCGCGGCAACCACGAGGTCATGATCCGCGGCACCTTCGCCAACATCCGTCTGCGCAACCAGATCGCGCCGGGCACCGAGGGCGGCTACACCCGCGACTTCACCGTCGAGGGCGCGCCCGTCGCCTTCATCTACGACGCCTCGCGCCACTACATCGAGCAGGGCATCCCGCTGGTCGTCCTGGCCGGCAAGGAGTACGGCTCGGGCTCGTCCCGCGACTGGGCCGCCAAGGGCACCGCGCTCCTGGGCGTCAAGGCCGTCATCGCCGAGTCGTACGAGCGCATCCACCGCTCGAACCTCATCGGCATGGGCGTCCTCCCGCTCCAGTACCCGGAAGGCGCCTCCGCCGAGGCCCTCGGTCTCACCGGTGAGGAGTCCTTCACCTTCACCGGCGTCACCGAACTCAACAACGGCACCACCCCCCGCACGGTCAAGGTCACGACCGACACCGGCGTCGAGTTCGACGCGGTCGTCCGTATCGACACCCCGGGCGAGGCGGACTACTACCGCAACGGCGGCATCATGCAGTACGTGCTGCGCAACCTGATCCGCAAGTAG
- a CDS encoding SAM-dependent methyltransferase — translation MSGDVPSQDPGAPAPDGPRRKIDTSRAHPARVYDVFLNGKNHYPVDREAAAAALAANPRGYLDVRHNRDFLRRAVGSLAAESGIRQFLDIGTGLPTEQNVHQIAQHIAPESRIVYVDNDPVVLAHARALLTSGPDGATDYIDADLHDPAAILRDAAKTLDLSRPVALVLVAILHFVEDDKAYDIVGRLVDALPSGSYVALSHLTEDLNPVQIGKVARTYHERGFTFVLRSRERVLKFFTDSGLELAEPGIVPAHHWRPDNVATVPETPDAGYLAGLDAIERTKYADIRDVTDADINVYAALARKP, via the coding sequence ATGAGTGGCGATGTCCCCAGCCAGGATCCCGGCGCGCCGGCCCCGGACGGGCCCAGAAGGAAGATCGACACCTCCAGGGCCCACCCGGCGCGGGTCTACGACGTCTTCCTCAACGGGAAGAACCACTACCCGGTGGACCGCGAGGCGGCGGCCGCCGCTCTGGCGGCCAACCCCCGCGGCTATCTCGATGTCCGGCACAACCGCGACTTCCTGCGGCGGGCCGTGGGCTCGCTGGCGGCGGAGTCGGGTATCCGCCAGTTCCTGGACATCGGCACGGGACTGCCGACCGAGCAGAACGTGCATCAGATAGCCCAGCACATCGCGCCCGAGTCCCGGATCGTGTACGTCGACAACGACCCGGTGGTCCTGGCGCACGCGCGCGCCCTGCTGACCAGCGGCCCGGACGGCGCGACCGACTACATCGACGCGGATCTCCACGACCCGGCGGCCATCCTGCGCGACGCGGCGAAGACGCTGGACCTCAGCCGCCCGGTGGCCCTGGTGCTCGTGGCGATCCTGCACTTCGTCGAGGACGACAAGGCGTACGACATCGTCGGACGGCTGGTGGACGCCCTGCCCTCCGGCAGTTATGTCGCCCTGAGCCATCTGACCGAGGACCTCAACCCGGTCCAGATCGGCAAGGTCGCCCGGACGTACCACGAGCGCGGCTTCACCTTCGTACTGCGCTCCCGCGAGCGTGTGCTGAAGTTCTTCACCGACAGCGGCCTGGAACTCGCCGAGCCCGGCATCGTCCCGGCCCACCACTGGCGCCCCGACAACGTGGCGACCGTCCCGGAGACCCCGGACGCGGGATACCTCGCGGGGCTGGACGCCATCGAGCGGACCAAGTACGCCGACATCCGGGATGTCACGGACGCGGACATCAACGTGTACGCGGCCCTGGCCCGCAAGCCGTAG